The proteins below are encoded in one region of Pyxidicoccus trucidator:
- a CDS encoding MXAN_6652 family MXYO-CTERM-anchored protein, with protein MRSSLSSLGVAGAMAACLVSGSAFAYVTGNVGYSGKQSGTSTCMGSGCHSGGATPTVTLEGPATLEPGATGNYSIIIKGGAASRGGFNVAVSAGSLTAGSGQRKESGELTHTQSKAFANGEARFDFTLVAPASGATITLFGAGNSTNGDQQPEGDGSALSQKTITVGDGGGGDDEGGCAAAGGVPLLGAVLLLVGARLRRRR; from the coding sequence ATGCGGTCGTCTCTTTCGTCTCTCGGGGTTGCTGGCGCCATGGCGGCGTGCCTCGTCTCCGGCTCCGCGTTCGCGTACGTCACCGGCAACGTGGGCTACAGCGGCAAGCAGTCCGGCACGTCCACGTGCATGGGCTCCGGCTGCCACAGCGGTGGCGCCACGCCCACGGTGACGCTGGAAGGTCCCGCCACCCTGGAGCCGGGCGCCACGGGCAACTACTCGATCATCATCAAGGGCGGCGCGGCCTCCCGCGGCGGCTTCAACGTGGCGGTGAGCGCCGGCTCGCTGACCGCCGGCTCGGGCCAGCGCAAGGAGAGCGGTGAGCTGACGCACACCCAGTCCAAGGCCTTCGCCAACGGCGAGGCGCGCTTCGACTTCACCCTGGTGGCGCCGGCCTCTGGCGCCACCATCACCCTCTTCGGCGCGGGCAACTCCACCAACGGAGACCAGCAGCCCGAGGGTGACGGCTCGGCCCTGTCCCAGAAGACCATCACCGTGGGCGATGGCGGCGGTGGTGATGACGAGGGTGGCTGCGCCGCCGCCGGTGGCGTGCCGCTGCTGGGCGCGGTGCTGCTGCTGGTGGGTGCGCGCCTGCGTCGCCGCCGGTAG